A genomic window from Streptomyces sp. 846.5 includes:
- a CDS encoding nuclear transport factor 2 family protein, with product MPAVDRFRAAVDSHDLTSLEDLFTEDVRFYSPVKFTPFEGRPMVLGLFGVLLRTFEDFHYVGRFDGASETSTDGTEAPSAVLLFRATVNGKQIHGIDLLHFDEKDRIKEFTVMVRPQSAVQALSAAVLSGLVADGLVPAPSGR from the coding sequence ATGCCCGCCGTGGACCGCTTCCGCGCCGCCGTCGACAGCCACGACCTCACGTCCCTGGAAGACCTGTTCACCGAGGACGTCCGGTTCTACAGCCCGGTGAAGTTCACGCCGTTCGAGGGCCGGCCGATGGTGCTGGGCCTGTTCGGGGTCCTGCTGCGCACCTTCGAGGACTTCCACTACGTCGGCCGGTTCGACGGCGCTTCGGAGACCAGCACCGACGGCACCGAGGCTCCGTCGGCGGTCCTGCTCTTCCGCGCCACCGTCAACGGCAAGCAGATCCACGGCATCGACCTGCTGCACTTCGACGAGAAGGACCGGATCAAGGAGTTCACCGTGATGGTCCGCCCCCAGTCCGCCGTCCAGGCCCTGAGCGCGGCCGTCCTCTCCGGCCTGGTCGCCGACGGCCTCGTCCCGGCCCCGAGCGGTCGCTGA
- a CDS encoding ABC transporter permease, translating to MSTFSLAVRDSNTMLRRNLLHARRYPSLTLNLLLTPIMLLLLFVYIFGHVMSAGIGGGHAHRSQYIAYIVPGILMMTIGSTVIGAAVSVSTDMSEGLIARFRTMAIHRGSVIIGHVIGSVLQVLASLVLVGAVAVAIGFRSTHATALDWLAAFGLLALFALALTWIAVGMGMASPNAEAAGNSAMPLILLPLISSAFIPVHTMPGWFQPIAEYQPFTPTIETLRGLLLGTQIGNSWWIAILWSLALTALGYRWSTSLFNRDPK from the coding sequence ATGAGCACCTTCTCCCTCGCCGTCCGCGACTCCAACACCATGCTGCGCCGCAACCTGCTGCACGCCCGGCGCTACCCCTCCCTCACGCTGAACCTGCTGCTCACCCCGATCATGCTGCTGCTGCTCTTCGTCTACATTTTCGGTCACGTGATGAGCGCGGGCATCGGCGGCGGCCACGCGCACCGCTCCCAGTACATCGCCTACATCGTCCCCGGCATCCTGATGATGACGATCGGCAGCACGGTGATCGGCGCCGCGGTGTCCGTCTCCACCGACATGTCCGAAGGCCTGATCGCCCGCTTCCGCACCATGGCGATCCACCGCGGCTCGGTGATCATCGGGCACGTCATCGGCAGCGTGCTGCAGGTGCTCGCCAGTCTGGTCCTGGTCGGCGCCGTCGCCGTGGCCATCGGCTTCCGGTCCACCCACGCGACCGCGCTGGACTGGCTGGCGGCGTTCGGGCTGCTCGCCCTGTTCGCCCTGGCCCTCACCTGGATCGCTGTCGGGATGGGCATGGCCAGCCCCAACGCCGAGGCGGCCGGCAACAGCGCCATGCCGCTGATCCTGCTCCCGCTCATCTCCAGCGCCTTCATCCCGGTCCACACGATGCCCGGCTGGTTCCAGCCCATCGCCGAGTACCAGCCCTTCACCCCGACCATCGAAACCCTGCGCGGCCTGCTGCTCGGTACCCAGATCGGCAACAGCTGGTGGATCGCGATCCTGTGGTCGCTCGCTCTGACCGCGCTCGGCTACCGCTGGTCGACCTCGCTGTTCAACCGCGACCCCAAGTAA
- a CDS encoding ATP-binding cassette domain-containing protein translates to MTKTTAHHALAIAAQGLRKAYADKTVLDGIDLAVPTGTVFSLLGPNGAGKTTAVKILSTLITADAGDLHVGGHNLATDAQAVRAMIGVTGQFSAVDGLITGEENMLLMADLHHLSRAEGRRTAAELLERFDLVEAAKKPVSSYSGGMKRRLDLAMTLVGGPRIIFLDEPTTGLDPRSRHTMWGIIRELVSGGVTVFLTTQYLEEADELADRIAVLNHGRIAAEGSAEELKRLVPGGHVRLRFTDPTAYQSAAVALREAARDDEALALQIPSDGSQRELRSILDWLDTAGIQADELTVHTPDLDDVFFALTGATNLTDQPKETAR, encoded by the coding sequence ATGACGAAAACGACAGCGCACCACGCACTCGCCATCGCGGCCCAGGGGCTGCGCAAGGCCTACGCGGACAAGACGGTCCTCGACGGCATCGACCTGGCCGTGCCGACCGGCACCGTCTTCTCCCTGCTCGGCCCGAACGGGGCCGGCAAGACCACCGCCGTCAAGATCCTCTCCACCCTGATCACCGCCGACGCCGGCGACCTGCACGTCGGCGGCCACAACCTCGCCACCGACGCCCAGGCCGTGCGCGCCATGATCGGCGTCACCGGCCAGTTCTCCGCCGTCGACGGCCTGATCACCGGCGAGGAGAACATGCTCCTGATGGCGGACCTGCACCACCTCTCCCGCGCCGAGGGCCGCCGCACCGCCGCCGAGCTGCTGGAGCGGTTCGACCTGGTGGAGGCGGCGAAGAAGCCCGTCTCCAGCTACTCCGGCGGCATGAAGCGCCGTCTGGACCTCGCCATGACCCTGGTCGGCGGCCCGCGCATCATCTTCCTCGACGAACCGACCACCGGCCTGGACCCGCGCAGCCGCCACACCATGTGGGGGATCATCCGCGAGCTCGTCTCCGGCGGCGTCACGGTCTTCCTGACCACCCAGTACCTGGAGGAGGCCGACGAACTCGCCGACCGCATCGCCGTGCTCAACCACGGCAGGATCGCCGCTGAGGGCAGCGCCGAGGAGCTGAAGCGGCTGGTCCCGGGCGGGCACGTACGGCTGCGGTTCACCGACCCGACCGCCTACCAGTCCGCCGCCGTCGCCCTGCGCGAAGCCGCGCGCGACGACGAGGCACTGGCGCTGCAGATCCCCAGCGACGGCAGCCAGCGCGAACTGCGCTCCATCCTCGACTGGTTGGACACCGCCGGCATCCAGGCGGACGAGCTGACCGTGCACACCCCCGACCTCGACGACGTGTTCTTCGCCCTGACCGGCGCCACCAACCTCACCGACCAGCCCAAGGAGACAGCACGATGA
- a CDS encoding type II toxin-antitoxin system VapC family toxin: MAKYVITPDVALRLAHDQAAIPDEHQLLAPTLLRSQLLTLLYRAVRQGEMTRKEADRRLDYVRALRIRLLGDRSLQSTAWKIADELGRPDTFDAEYVALTRLQADALITLDPELADAVKGLVVVAPIEALS, from the coding sequence ATGGCGAAGTATGTGATCACTCCGGACGTGGCCCTGCGCCTGGCCCACGACCAGGCTGCGATCCCGGACGAGCATCAGCTTCTGGCCCCGACCCTGCTGCGCTCGCAGTTGCTGACACTGCTTTACCGAGCAGTGCGCCAGGGCGAGATGACCAGGAAGGAGGCCGATCGCCGGCTCGACTATGTGCGTGCGCTACGGATTCGACTGCTCGGAGACCGGTCCCTTCAGAGCACCGCCTGGAAGATCGCCGACGAGCTCGGCCGGCCCGACACCTTCGATGCCGAATACGTCGCACTGACCCGGCTCCAGGCCGATGCGTTGATCACGCTCGACCCGGAACTCGCCGACGCCGTCAAGGGCCTGGTGGTGGTCGCGCCCATCGAGGCGCTGTCCTGA
- a CDS encoding alpha/beta hydrolase has protein sequence MSSVDEAVLTEDGVRLWATRVGEGSPVVFCHGGPGLWDFLGDLAELLADRAAVYRWDQRGCGRSERCGPYSVARSVADLDAVRRHFGLDRMALLGHSYGSQLALQYALDHPERVSGLVYVSGTGIDSRDTWRSTYRQNLRANLGKHLERWETLDSGARTEAEEREWCVLQWSADYSDRERALEQAEAAATPWFAVNFECNATVNADVKRVSRTPELRAACEKLDVPVLIVHGAEDIRPDWALDSLEQALPRVSRTLLTGAGHLPWVEQPNGFRSVVGDFLADR, from the coding sequence ATGAGCAGCGTGGATGAGGCAGTGCTGACCGAGGACGGAGTCCGGTTGTGGGCGACCCGGGTCGGTGAGGGCAGTCCTGTGGTCTTCTGCCATGGCGGCCCCGGCCTGTGGGACTTCCTGGGCGACTTGGCCGAGCTGTTGGCGGACCGGGCGGCCGTGTACCGCTGGGACCAGCGGGGGTGCGGGCGGTCGGAACGGTGCGGGCCGTACTCGGTGGCCCGGTCCGTGGCCGACCTGGACGCCGTCCGACGCCACTTCGGGCTGGACCGGATGGCGCTCCTGGGGCACTCGTACGGGAGCCAGTTGGCGCTGCAGTACGCGCTGGACCACCCCGAGCGGGTGAGCGGGCTGGTGTACGTCTCCGGCACCGGGATCGACAGCCGTGACACCTGGCGGTCGACCTACCGGCAGAACCTGCGGGCCAACCTCGGGAAGCACCTGGAGCGTTGGGAAACGCTGGACAGCGGAGCGCGCACCGAGGCGGAGGAGCGGGAGTGGTGTGTTCTGCAGTGGTCCGCGGACTACAGCGACCGGGAACGGGCGCTGGAACAGGCCGAGGCTGCGGCCACGCCCTGGTTCGCTGTGAACTTCGAGTGCAACGCGACCGTCAACGCCGACGTCAAGCGCGTCTCGCGAACCCCGGAACTGCGGGCTGCCTGCGAGAAGTTGGACGTGCCTGTGCTGATCGTGCACGGAGCCGAGGACATCCGGCCGGACTGGGCGCTCGACTCGCTGGAGCAGGCCCTGCCCCGGGTCTCGCGGACGCTGCTCACCGGCGCGGGGCACCTTCCCTGGGTGGAGCAGCCGAACGGCTTCCGCTCCGTGGTCGGCGACTTCCTGGCCGACCGCTGA
- a CDS encoding Clp protease N-terminal domain-containing protein, whose amino-acid sequence MSPLDINLADLITRLNEELPDANELTRISEARLRAQTLSDLGDQLVDHYVSKARQLGASWSEIGDAIGVSKQAAQQRHTPSAFEHFTDLNRHSIVLAQEAARTHKHDSIGTEHLLLGLLGEPRGLAYEVLVAKAGSEQRVREAIEEAMPPAGEKALRGHIAFRPESKEVIAQARRASADLGHDWVGTEHMLLGLIRAEESPAVRILHNLGFTSDELHETVRTETAKRLAARDK is encoded by the coding sequence ATGAGTCCACTCGACATCAACCTCGCCGACCTGATCACCCGTCTCAACGAGGAACTCCCCGACGCCAACGAGCTGACCCGTATCAGCGAGGCGCGGCTGCGCGCCCAGACCCTGTCCGACCTGGGCGACCAGCTCGTCGACCACTACGTCAGCAAGGCCAGGCAGCTCGGCGCATCGTGGAGCGAGATCGGCGACGCGATCGGGGTGTCCAAACAGGCCGCCCAGCAACGCCACACGCCCTCCGCGTTCGAGCACTTCACCGACCTGAACCGGCACAGCATCGTGCTGGCGCAGGAGGCCGCCCGAACGCACAAGCACGACTCCATCGGCACCGAACACCTCCTGCTCGGCCTGCTCGGCGAACCGAGGGGTCTGGCGTACGAGGTGCTGGTGGCAAAGGCCGGGTCGGAGCAACGCGTCCGCGAGGCGATCGAGGAGGCGATGCCGCCGGCCGGGGAGAAGGCGCTGCGGGGTCACATCGCCTTCCGGCCGGAGAGCAAGGAGGTCATCGCGCAGGCACGCCGCGCGTCGGCCGACCTCGGCCACGACTGGGTCGGCACGGAGCACATGCTGTTGGGCCTGATCCGCGCCGAGGAGAGTCCGGCCGTACGGATCCTGCACAACCTCGGCTTCACGTCGGACGAGCTGCACGAGACGGTCAGGACCGAGACCGCCAAGCGCCTCGCCGCCCGCGACAAGTAG
- a CDS encoding IS110 family transposase, whose protein sequence is MDVIHERCAGIDISKVDVKVCVRAPSTGKRRRSEVRTFPAVTSGLLAMRDWLLAEGVTVVGMEATGVYWKPVFYLLEHDIECWLLNARHMKSVPGRKTDVKDSEWIARLVEYGLVRASFVPPEPIRQLRDLTRYRTEVIRERTREIQRTEKLLEDSGIKLSSVVSDLTGKSARAMLEALIGGERDPGRLADLALGSMRRKTADLVEALTGNFTDHHAFLLRAMLDRIDACTAMENRLSERIDAQVRPFRRRIDLLITIPGVGTRAAEVILAEIGAQMERFPTAGDLASWAGVCPGNHESAGKSSSGKTRHGDPWLKAALGQAAVAASRTKDTYLASRYRRLVGRRGKKRALVALEHSILVAIWHMFTNDAEYADLGGDYFLERTGKTRATRRLISQLNQLGYQVNLQPIGVL, encoded by the coding sequence ATGGACGTGATCCACGAACGGTGTGCGGGGATCGACATCAGCAAGGTCGACGTGAAGGTGTGCGTGAGGGCGCCCAGCACCGGGAAGCGGCGCCGCAGCGAGGTCCGCACCTTCCCCGCGGTCACCAGCGGACTGCTGGCGATGCGGGACTGGCTGCTGGCCGAGGGCGTGACCGTGGTCGGCATGGAAGCCACCGGCGTGTACTGGAAGCCGGTGTTCTACCTGCTGGAGCACGACATCGAGTGCTGGCTGCTGAACGCCCGGCACATGAAGTCGGTGCCCGGCCGCAAGACCGACGTGAAGGACTCCGAGTGGATTGCCCGGCTGGTCGAGTACGGGCTGGTCCGCGCCAGCTTCGTGCCCCCGGAGCCGATCCGGCAGCTGCGGGACCTGACCCGCTACCGCACCGAGGTCATCCGGGAGCGCACCCGCGAGATCCAGCGGACGGAGAAGCTGCTGGAGGACTCCGGGATCAAGCTGTCCAGCGTGGTCTCCGACCTGACGGGCAAGTCGGCCCGGGCCATGCTGGAGGCCCTGATCGGCGGGGAACGTGACCCCGGACGGCTCGCGGACCTGGCGCTGGGCAGCATGCGCCGCAAGACCGCCGACCTCGTCGAGGCACTGACCGGCAACTTCACCGACCACCACGCGTTCTTGCTGCGGGCCATGCTCGACCGGATCGACGCCTGCACGGCGATGGAGAACCGGCTGAGCGAGCGGATCGACGCGCAGGTGCGGCCCTTTCGCCGCCGCATCGACCTGCTGATCACGATCCCCGGAGTGGGCACCCGCGCCGCCGAGGTGATCCTGGCCGAGATCGGGGCCCAGATGGAGCGGTTCCCCACCGCCGGCGATCTGGCGTCCTGGGCCGGCGTCTGCCCCGGCAACCACGAATCGGCCGGCAAGAGCAGCAGCGGGAAGACCCGGCACGGCGACCCCTGGCTCAAGGCCGCCCTCGGACAGGCTGCCGTCGCCGCCTCCCGCACCAAGGACACCTACCTCGCCTCCCGATACCGGCGCCTGGTCGGACGCCGCGGCAAGAAGAGAGCCCTTGTCGCTCTGGAGCACTCCATCCTCGTCGCCATCTGGCACATGTTCACCAACGATGCCGAGTACGCCGACCTCGGCGGCGACTACTTCCTCGAACGCACCGGCAAGACCAGAGCGACCCGACGGCTCATCAGCCAACTCAACCAACTCGGCTACCAAGTCAACCTCCAACCCATCGGAGTGCTCTGA
- a CDS encoding DUF1772 domain-containing protein, protein MLDALEVVTIVVTGVMVGVEFSVAFVMNRIFSALPEDSGQLGRAHGGRMLGAVMPFWYIGSLVLVAVWAVAGWHHHGAGLVVTAGALLILSVVMSILLLVPINNQSKTWTPENRPEDWKEQMNRWDRFHYVRVAVIIAAFALLATALA, encoded by the coding sequence ATGCTGGACGCACTTGAGGTCGTCACCATCGTGGTCACCGGCGTGATGGTGGGGGTGGAGTTCTCCGTCGCCTTCGTCATGAACCGGATCTTCAGCGCACTCCCCGAGGACAGCGGCCAACTCGGCCGCGCCCACGGGGGGCGGATGCTCGGCGCCGTGATGCCGTTCTGGTACATCGGCTCGCTCGTCCTCGTCGCGGTCTGGGCCGTCGCCGGATGGCACCACCACGGCGCCGGCCTGGTCGTCACCGCCGGTGCGCTGCTGATCCTCAGCGTGGTCATGTCGATCCTGCTGCTCGTCCCGATCAACAACCAGAGCAAGACGTGGACCCCCGAGAACCGGCCCGAGGACTGGAAGGAGCAGATGAACCGCTGGGACCGCTTCCACTACGTCCGCGTCGCCGTCATCATCGCCGCATTCGCCCTGCTGGCCACCGCCCTCGCCTGA
- a CDS encoding TetR/AcrR family transcriptional regulator gives MSVQERKERERAGRERLIVATARELAEQQGWDAVTTRRLAERIEYSQPVLYSHFRGKREIIGAVALEGAAEMAAALRAATRGAAGGPRERVAALARGYLDFAERNPAVYDAMFQLDGGLAFAAEDTPEPLKDAFAALLENLGEVAGDGIDPGLFTELFWASLHGLATLTRAGRLPPEDTDRRVQLLVDRLAVV, from the coding sequence ATGTCGGTACAGGAACGCAAGGAGCGCGAGCGGGCGGGCCGCGAGCGCCTCATCGTGGCGACGGCCCGCGAACTCGCCGAGCAGCAGGGCTGGGACGCGGTCACCACCCGCCGGCTCGCCGAGCGCATCGAATACAGCCAGCCCGTCCTCTACAGCCACTTCCGCGGCAAGCGCGAGATCATCGGCGCCGTCGCCCTCGAAGGCGCCGCCGAGATGGCCGCGGCGCTGCGGGCCGCGACCCGAGGCGCCGCGGGCGGCCCGCGCGAGCGGGTCGCCGCCCTCGCCCGCGGCTACCTCGACTTCGCCGAGCGCAACCCGGCGGTCTACGACGCCATGTTCCAGCTCGACGGCGGCCTGGCCTTCGCAGCCGAGGACACCCCGGAGCCGCTGAAGGACGCCTTCGCCGCCCTGCTGGAGAACCTGGGCGAGGTCGCCGGGGACGGCATCGACCCGGGGCTGTTCACCGAGCTGTTCTGGGCGTCCCTGCACGGACTGGCCACTCTCACCCGGGCGGGACGGCTCCCACCGGAGGACACCGACCGGAGGGTGCAGCTGCTGGTGGACCGGCTCGCCGTGGTCTGA
- a CDS encoding helix-turn-helix transcriptional regulator, whose protein sequence is MASLNVGSLGEYIREQRRHAQYSLRQLADAAGVSNPYLSQIERGLRKPSAEILQQIAKALRISAETLYVQAGILDEREEAGLELRAAIFADSLINERQKQVLLAVYDSFLKENAHEGETEAEPGTPAGRTQEDPDQGRNSHAHHR, encoded by the coding sequence ATGGCCTCACTGAACGTCGGCTCGCTCGGCGAGTACATCCGTGAGCAGCGGCGGCATGCGCAGTACTCACTGCGTCAGCTCGCCGACGCCGCAGGGGTGTCCAATCCGTATCTCAGTCAGATCGAGCGCGGGTTGCGGAAGCCGAGTGCGGAGATCCTGCAGCAGATCGCGAAGGCGCTGCGGATCTCGGCGGAGACGCTGTACGTGCAGGCGGGGATCCTCGACGAACGCGAGGAGGCCGGCCTGGAGCTCCGGGCCGCGATCTTCGCGGACTCACTGATCAACGAGCGGCAGAAGCAGGTGCTGCTCGCCGTCTACGACTCCTTCCTCAAGGAGAACGCCCACGAGGGCGAGACCGAGGCGGAGCCGGGGACACCTGCCGGCAGGACCCAGGAAGATCCCGACCAGGGGAGGAACTCCCATGCCCATCACCGATGA
- a CDS encoding DUF2516 family protein, translated as MGEQLAGGILVDWFSNVLGWLMLALLVFKVFVFIDAAFRREDAYRAVDKQTKPFWLIVLGLAVAVSVFAVPGLGQMLSLIGLVAAIVYMVDVRPRIRAISPQRRGKGRLGGGKKDDRSNMGPYGPW; from the coding sequence ATGGGCGAGCAACTGGCTGGCGGCATCCTGGTGGACTGGTTCAGCAATGTGCTGGGGTGGCTGATGCTCGCCCTGCTCGTGTTCAAGGTGTTCGTCTTCATCGACGCCGCCTTCCGGCGCGAGGACGCCTACCGGGCCGTGGACAAGCAGACCAAGCCGTTCTGGCTGATCGTGCTGGGCCTGGCGGTGGCGGTGAGCGTCTTCGCGGTGCCCGGCCTGGGCCAGATGCTCAGCCTGATCGGCCTGGTGGCGGCGATCGTCTACATGGTGGACGTCCGCCCCCGGATCCGGGCGATCTCGCCGCAGCGGCGCGGCAAGGGCCGCCTGGGCGGCGGCAAGAAGGACGACCGGAGCAACATGGGGCCGTACGGACCCTGGTGA
- a CDS encoding SpoIIE family protein phosphatase, with protein MPAIERAHDPQSSTASPRPIPRPRPATVATAPLPAPVTPAGGVLSVLLIDDSPQDAEAFHNLLAEVGPEVQLRWARTLDAGTAMLNADTACVLLDLELPDGGGLDGLRRLLRRAPRTAVLAVTSTADVHLGAAAVAAGAQDFLVKQEIDGRLLTRAVRYAVERKRADESQRRLVEAELRGQENARLQRHLLPTPLLEGSGLAFHARYRPGRRRALLGGDFYDAVRTADGTVHVVIGDVCGHGPDEAALGVALRIAWRTLVFAGLQGEALLSTLQRVLEHERRSEEIFATLCMLAIEPESEYAELHLAGHPAPLLLREDRDPELLPYDFGGPALGLLPMLGDSGEEQWPPRKVRLGSEWGLMLYTDGLIEGRIGAGTRRLGQEGLIAMIGDHQESGLRDELLIDTAMSEVEDLNGGALADDVAVLLLTRSGSAPVTYV; from the coding sequence ATGCCCGCGATCGAACGCGCGCACGACCCGCAGTCGAGCACGGCCAGTCCGCGACCGATACCGCGCCCACGCCCTGCCACGGTGGCCACCGCTCCGCTCCCGGCTCCGGTGACCCCGGCCGGAGGCGTCCTCTCCGTGCTGCTCATCGACGACAGCCCGCAGGACGCCGAGGCGTTCCACAACCTCCTCGCCGAGGTCGGCCCCGAGGTGCAGCTCCGCTGGGCCCGCACCCTCGACGCCGGCACGGCCATGCTCAACGCCGACACCGCCTGCGTCCTGCTCGACCTCGAACTCCCGGACGGCGGCGGCCTGGACGGCCTGCGCCGGCTGCTGCGCCGCGCACCCCGTACCGCCGTGCTCGCCGTCACCAGCACCGCCGACGTCCACCTCGGCGCGGCCGCGGTCGCGGCCGGCGCCCAGGACTTCCTGGTCAAGCAGGAGATCGACGGCCGGCTGCTGACCCGCGCGGTCCGCTACGCCGTCGAGCGCAAGCGGGCGGACGAGTCCCAGCGCAGGCTGGTCGAGGCCGAGCTGCGCGGCCAGGAGAACGCCCGCCTGCAGCGGCATCTGCTGCCCACCCCGCTGCTGGAGGGATCGGGCCTGGCCTTCCACGCCCGCTACCGCCCCGGCCGCCGCCGCGCGCTGCTCGGCGGCGACTTCTACGACGCCGTCCGCACCGCCGACGGCACCGTCCATGTCGTCATCGGCGACGTCTGCGGCCACGGCCCGGACGAGGCCGCGCTCGGAGTCGCGCTGCGGATCGCCTGGCGCACCCTGGTCTTCGCCGGACTCCAGGGCGAGGCACTGCTCAGCACGCTCCAGCGGGTGCTGGAGCACGAGCGCCGCAGCGAGGAGATCTTCGCGACCCTGTGCATGCTCGCGATCGAACCGGAGAGCGAGTACGCCGAGCTGCACCTCGCCGGACACCCCGCGCCGCTGCTGCTGCGCGAGGACCGCGACCCCGAGCTGCTCCCGTACGACTTCGGCGGCCCGGCCCTGGGCCTGCTGCCGATGCTCGGCGACAGCGGGGAGGAGCAGTGGCCGCCGCGCAAGGTCAGGCTGGGCTCGGAGTGGGGCCTGATGCTCTACACCGACGGCCTGATCGAGGGCCGGATAGGGGCGGGCACGCGCCGGCTCGGCCAGGAGGGGCTGATCGCGATGATCGGCGACCACCAGGAGAGCGGCCTGCGCGACGAACTGCTGATCGATACGGCCATGTCCGAGGTCGAGGACCTCAACGGCGGCGCGCTCGCCGACGACGTCGCCGTCCTGCTGCTCACCCGCAGCGGCAGCGCGCCGGTCACCTACGTGTAG
- a CDS encoding O-acetyl-ADP-ribose deacetylase, whose product MEITSIQGDITEQAVDAVVNAANSSLLGGGGVDGAIHRRGGPEILAACRALRASHYGKGLATGQAVATTAGRLPARWVIHTVGPVYAAQDPGRAALLASCYRESLRVADELGARTVAMPAVSTGVYGWPADDAARIALRTVREVALGTGSRVAEVRFVLFGTEAFGVFESVRLELGL is encoded by the coding sequence ATGGAGATCACGTCGATTCAGGGTGATATCACCGAGCAGGCGGTGGACGCGGTGGTGAACGCGGCCAACTCCTCTCTGCTGGGTGGTGGCGGGGTCGACGGGGCCATTCACCGGAGGGGCGGGCCGGAGATCCTGGCGGCCTGCCGGGCGCTGCGGGCGTCGCACTACGGCAAGGGTCTGGCGACCGGGCAGGCCGTGGCGACGACCGCCGGGAGGCTGCCGGCGCGCTGGGTGATCCACACCGTCGGGCCGGTGTATGCGGCGCAGGATCCGGGCCGGGCCGCCCTGCTGGCCTCCTGCTACCGCGAATCGCTGCGGGTCGCGGACGAGCTGGGCGCGCGGACGGTGGCGATGCCGGCCGTCTCGACCGGCGTCTACGGCTGGCCGGCGGACGACGCCGCGAGGATCGCGCTGCGGACGGTGCGGGAGGTGGCTCTGGGAACCGGGAGCCGGGTGGCCGAGGTGCGGTTCGTGCTGTTCGGGACTGAGGCGTTCGGGGTGTTCGAGTCCGTGCGCCTGGAGTTGGGCCTGTGA
- a CDS encoding NlpC/P60 family protein, translating to MPRKRRPGLLALTACALAAATVFAPAASGAPAPSAPAASGSTASRVVEVRQRLAVLYRQAESATARYDTATEAVRTGALQVVAIAKGIEAAQGRVAALTTMIDQVAAAAYRDGGLPPSVRLLLSSDPEGYLDSIPLADRANASAADLVTALRTTQSQLVAYGNAASAQLQNLAAQQAAAAAAVRSIQSELAAARSLLASLKAAQLAQLQQAQADTALAAQMAWRSTLTPADLARPGTALSDAAIAYAAAQIGHPYIWGGTGPVGFDCSGLTMRAWQAAGRSIPRTSEQQWAQLPHVPVAQLRPGDLIIYFPDASHVALYVGDGAIIQAPHPGAKVELSAAGSMPILGVVRPD from the coding sequence ATGCCCCGCAAGCGTCGCCCGGGACTGCTGGCCCTCACCGCCTGCGCCCTCGCCGCGGCCACCGTGTTCGCCCCGGCCGCTTCCGGCGCACCCGCGCCCTCCGCTCCGGCAGCGTCCGGCAGCACCGCCTCCCGGGTGGTCGAGGTACGGCAGCGGCTGGCGGTCCTCTACCGGCAGGCCGAATCCGCCACCGCCCGCTATGACACCGCCACCGAGGCGGTCCGGACCGGAGCGCTGCAGGTCGTCGCCATTGCCAAGGGCATCGAGGCCGCGCAGGGCCGGGTCGCCGCGCTGACCACGATGATCGACCAGGTCGCGGCTGCCGCCTACCGCGACGGCGGGCTGCCGCCGAGCGTGCGGCTGCTGCTGTCCTCCGATCCGGAGGGCTATCTCGACTCCATCCCGCTCGCCGACCGGGCCAATGCCTCCGCCGCCGACCTCGTCACGGCCCTGCGCACCACCCAGTCCCAGCTCGTCGCCTACGGCAACGCGGCCAGCGCCCAGCTGCAGAACCTGGCGGCCCAGCAGGCCGCGGCCGCGGCGGCGGTGCGCTCCATCCAGTCCGAGCTGGCTGCCGCGAGGTCGCTGCTCGCCTCGCTCAAGGCCGCCCAGCTTGCCCAGCTCCAGCAGGCGCAGGCCGATACCGCCTTGGCCGCGCAGATGGCCTGGCGTTCCACGCTGACCCCCGCCGACCTGGCCCGCCCCGGCACCGCGCTCAGCGATGCGGCGATCGCCTACGCCGCCGCCCAGATCGGCCACCCCTACATCTGGGGCGGCACCGGGCCGGTCGGCTTCGACTGCTCGGGGCTCACCATGCGGGCCTGGCAGGCGGCCGGCCGTTCGATTCCGCGTACCTCGGAGCAGCAGTGGGCCCAGCTGCCCCACGTTCCGGTGGCGCAGCTGCGTCCCGGTGATCTGATCATCTATTTCCCGGACGCCAGCCATGTGGCGCTCTACGTGGGCGACGGCGCGATCATCCAGGCCCCGCACCCGGGTGCGAAGGTCGAGCTCTCGGCCGCAGGCTCGATGCCCATCCTGGGGGTCGTCCGACCCGACTAG